A DNA window from Allokutzneria albata contains the following coding sequences:
- a CDS encoding carboxymuconolactone decarboxylase family protein, with translation MSLEALRAALPGYADDIEQNLGLVIDGSALPERQLWGTVVAVAVAARNAEVLRELTEEAVARVPAEVVTAAKAAAAIMAMNNVYFHAKHVIGADLPARLRMRVVARPGVDKIDFELWCLAVSAINGCEVCVEAHHRALRAADVSAEAVNDALRIAAVVHAVAVTLDAEV, from the coding sequence ATGTCGCTGGAGGCGCTCAGGGCCGCGCTGCCGGGCTACGCCGACGACATCGAGCAGAACCTGGGCCTGGTGATCGACGGTTCGGCGCTGCCCGAACGGCAACTGTGGGGCACCGTGGTCGCCGTGGCGGTCGCCGCGCGCAACGCCGAGGTGCTGCGCGAGCTGACCGAGGAGGCCGTGGCGCGCGTTCCCGCCGAGGTCGTCACCGCGGCGAAGGCGGCCGCGGCGATCATGGCGATGAACAACGTCTACTTCCACGCCAAGCACGTGATCGGCGCGGACCTGCCCGCCCGGCTGCGCATGCGGGTGGTGGCGCGGCCGGGCGTCGACAAGATCGACTTCGAGCTGTGGTGCCTGGCGGTGTCGGCGATCAACGGCTGCGAGGTCTGCGTGGAAGCGCACCACCGGGCGCTGCGCGCGGCCGACGTTTCCGCGGAGGCGGTGAACGACGCGCTGCGGATCGCCGCGGTCGTGCACGCCGTCGCGGTCACGCTGGACGCGGAGGTCTGA
- a CDS encoding RNA polymerase sigma factor: MSRPDPASALAELYDGSARRLHRYLARRVGTEVADDLVAETFLVLWQQRDTVEFGGDSARAWMYGVATNLVRRHARSEERRLRAWTRDGARREEVADVGERAVDLADAGAVSGHLAPMLAELPERDRDVLLMSAWTDLAPAEIAEALDMHPVTVRTCLHRVRARLRKQLATRMDAKSLRHAVRASQRERGDGHA, translated from the coding sequence GTGAGCCGTCCGGACCCGGCATCGGCGCTGGCCGAGCTCTACGACGGCTCCGCCCGGCGGTTGCACCGCTACCTGGCCCGGCGGGTCGGCACCGAGGTCGCCGACGACCTGGTCGCGGAGACCTTCCTGGTGCTGTGGCAGCAGCGGGACACCGTCGAGTTCGGCGGTGACTCCGCCCGGGCCTGGATGTACGGCGTCGCGACGAACCTCGTGCGCCGGCACGCCCGGTCGGAGGAGCGGCGGTTGCGGGCGTGGACCCGGGACGGCGCGCGGCGGGAGGAGGTCGCGGACGTGGGGGAGCGGGCCGTCGACCTAGCCGACGCGGGCGCGGTTTCCGGACACCTCGCGCCGATGCTCGCCGAGCTGCCGGAGCGGGACCGGGACGTGCTGCTGATGTCGGCGTGGACGGACCTGGCTCCTGCGGAGATCGCCGAAGCGCTGGACATGCACCCGGTCACGGTTCGCACGTGCCTGCACCGGGTCCGGGCGCGGCTGCGCAAGCAGCTCGCGACCCGGATGGACGCGAAGAGCCTTCGTCACGCGGTGCGGGCGAGCCAAAGAGAGCGGGGAGACGGACATGCGTGA
- a CDS encoding CU044_5270 family protein, with amino-acid sequence MRDAELDRALDAGLGDLADVPDMTESAFQSGRARLFAAMEATTTAEEELTTTQEAPTPGVARPQPRPRRTGRWLAAAAAVGVLTVGVLASQTVIWGGGGEAHAEAVATLNKAADLAMGTVDPKIAPGQFLYRSLRAEGVTTYSDGGASFGGVIDETWIPADQRHVWMERRANVGKEKWLPGLEGEGEPTPSTPRELLGEWRAPCGDFDYIAQGSRKSCGEGSWNNPTPEFLAALPKDPKQLYEKFVASFPGGDGFVVPSVGSLLNSGRVPAGIRATIYRALAYVPSLQITENVVNLDNRKGTALGVRQGKEFREIIIDPADGQYIGNRDVMAEEEYGLKPGTVRSFSAVRTAVVDGIGTVPVS; translated from the coding sequence ATGCGTGACGCGGAGCTGGACCGAGCACTCGACGCGGGTCTCGGGGACCTCGCCGACGTGCCGGACATGACCGAGAGCGCGTTCCAGTCGGGCCGCGCGCGGCTGTTCGCGGCCATGGAAGCGACGACCACAGCGGAGGAAGAGTTGACCACCACCCAGGAAGCCCCCACGCCCGGCGTCGCCCGGCCGCAACCGCGGCCCCGGCGCACTGGACGGTGGTTGGCCGCGGCCGCCGCGGTCGGCGTTCTCACGGTCGGCGTCCTCGCTTCGCAGACGGTCATCTGGGGTGGCGGCGGTGAGGCGCACGCGGAGGCGGTCGCGACCCTGAACAAGGCCGCCGACCTGGCGATGGGCACCGTCGACCCGAAGATCGCGCCCGGCCAGTTCCTCTACCGGTCCCTGCGCGCCGAGGGCGTCACGACCTACAGCGACGGCGGCGCGTCCTTCGGCGGGGTCATCGACGAGACGTGGATCCCGGCCGACCAGCGGCACGTGTGGATGGAGCGCCGCGCGAACGTCGGCAAGGAGAAGTGGCTCCCCGGTCTCGAAGGCGAGGGCGAGCCCACTCCCAGCACGCCGCGCGAGCTGCTCGGCGAGTGGCGGGCGCCGTGCGGCGACTTCGACTACATCGCGCAGGGCAGCCGCAAGTCCTGTGGCGAGGGGAGTTGGAACAACCCCACCCCGGAGTTCCTCGCCGCGCTGCCGAAGGACCCGAAGCAGCTCTACGAGAAGTTCGTCGCCTCGTTCCCCGGCGGCGACGGGTTCGTGGTGCCCTCGGTCGGTTCGCTGCTGAACAGCGGTCGGGTCCCCGCGGGAATCAGGGCGACGATCTACCGCGCGCTCGCGTACGTGCCGAGCCTGCAGATCACCGAGAACGTCGTCAACCTCGACAACCGCAAGGGGACCGCGCTCGGCGTGCGGCAGGGCAAGGAGTTCCGCGAGATCATCATCGACCCGGCCGACGGCCAGTACATCGGCAACCGCGACGTGATGGCCGAGGAGGAGTACGGCCTCAAGCCAGGAACGGTGCGCAGTTTCAGCGCCGTGAGGACCGCCGTGGTGGACGGGATCGGGACCGTTCCCGTCAGCTGA
- a CDS encoding transporter substrate-binding domain-containing protein, with protein MRAKAVLITVMSLLAIGSISSASPDERGGGSRLDLVGKRGELRVCSTGDYRPFTYRDPGTGAWSGIDLDMAGDLAKRLGVRMTIVPTTWKTLVDDFRRRCDIAAGGVSITLERARHAFYTQAYVVDGKTPITRCENASRFRTLEQIDKPGVRAIVNPGGTNEQFARANLKQATIVAHPDNNTIFDEIVAGRVDLMITDAVETRWQAKLRPELCAVHPEKPFTFSEKAYLVPLGDVVFKHWVDQWLNLALHDGTYERISKPWLG; from the coding sequence ATGCGTGCCAAGGCGGTTCTCATCACGGTGATGTCCCTGCTCGCCATCGGCTCGATCTCCAGTGCGAGCCCTGACGAGCGAGGCGGCGGCAGTCGGCTCGACCTCGTGGGCAAACGCGGCGAACTCCGGGTGTGCAGCACGGGCGACTACCGCCCGTTCACCTACCGCGATCCCGGGACGGGGGCGTGGAGCGGGATCGACCTCGACATGGCGGGCGATCTCGCCAAGCGGCTCGGCGTGCGGATGACGATCGTGCCGACCACGTGGAAGACCCTGGTCGACGACTTCCGCAGGCGCTGCGACATCGCGGCCGGCGGGGTTTCGATCACGTTGGAGCGCGCGCGGCACGCCTTCTATACGCAGGCGTACGTGGTGGACGGGAAGACGCCGATCACCCGCTGCGAGAACGCCTCGCGCTTCCGGACGCTGGAGCAGATCGACAAGCCGGGCGTGCGCGCGATCGTGAACCCGGGCGGTACCAACGAGCAGTTCGCCCGCGCCAACCTGAAGCAGGCGACCATCGTCGCGCACCCGGACAACAACACGATCTTCGACGAGATCGTCGCGGGCCGGGTGGACCTGATGATCACCGACGCGGTCGAGACGCGCTGGCAGGCGAAGCTGCGACCGGAGCTCTGCGCCGTGCACCCGGAGAAGCCGTTCACCTTCTCGGAGAAGGCCTACCTCGTCCCGCTCGGCGACGTGGTCTTCAAGCACTGGGTCGACCAGTGGCTCAACCTCGCCCTGCACGACGGCACCTACGAGCGGATCAGCAAGCCCTGGCTGGGCTGA
- a CDS encoding DUF4232 domain-containing protein: MRRIGQAVTGSAVVLMAITACGTPPPAEPANPNPLVAPPPPAAPDPNEAAKAPAEPHPAGARPADTRCTAADLTGELKDSDAGAGQRYATLVVTNKSGKACTLFGYGGMELRRNNGERVPTKAERTADPGPKTVMLPPGQKAGKKLHWSPIPAGEEPTDGPCAPTPDVLAVTPPDDTKQFTVPWTNGYVCNGGKIDGTAYFRL; encoded by the coding sequence ATGCGTCGAATCGGACAGGCAGTCACTGGCAGCGCGGTCGTCCTGATGGCGATCACGGCGTGTGGCACGCCCCCGCCCGCTGAGCCGGCGAACCCGAATCCGCTCGTGGCACCGCCACCCCCGGCGGCGCCGGACCCGAACGAGGCGGCCAAGGCTCCGGCAGAACCCCACCCGGCAGGGGCCAGACCGGCTGACACCCGGTGCACCGCCGCGGATCTGACCGGGGAGCTGAAGGACTCCGACGCGGGAGCGGGCCAGCGCTACGCGACGCTCGTGGTGACGAACAAGAGCGGCAAGGCGTGCACCCTCTTCGGCTACGGCGGGATGGAGTTGCGGCGCAACAACGGCGAACGCGTCCCGACGAAGGCCGAGCGCACAGCCGACCCCGGCCCGAAGACGGTCATGCTCCCGCCGGGCCAGAAGGCGGGGAAGAAGCTGCACTGGAGCCCGATCCCGGCCGGTGAGGAACCGACCGACGGGCCGTGTGCGCCGACCCCGGACGTGCTCGCGGTGACGCCGCCGGACGACACCAAGCAGTTCACGGTCCCGTGGACGAACGGATATGTCTGCAACGGCGGCAAGATTGACGGGACGGCCTACTTCCGCCTTTAG
- a CDS encoding gamma-glutamylcyclotransferase family protein: protein MSSSFSSFSDSDFPADPYPGARPDGSYAHHDGRGILLRPHAGSWLAGDTDLDDWLAERGAATLAQRVPLLVYGSNQCPSKITWLRETLRLPGPAVVLRARCADLAAVWASGLRKRDGARPATLASAPGVVETHAVWLATREQVRVLDVCEGRGTRYGLAKVGSGTITLDDGSIVDGALSYVGLTGIRMPLLRNGAMVRCADVDQAAALALRGTIGQHGLSASFLDGEPDPDGWPDRLFVYGTLQPGASAWRLLEPLADGPGTPHHLPGRLYDTGLGYPALRPGDGPGVPGRVVGLREPATALRVLDEYEGEDYRRVRVTLAGGLVAWTYVWTAEVSGMTELVSGWVV, encoded by the coding sequence ATGTCGTCCTCGTTCAGCTCATTCAGCGACTCTGATTTCCCCGCCGACCCCTACCCCGGCGCGCGGCCCGACGGTTCCTACGCGCACCACGACGGCCGCGGCATCCTGCTGCGCCCGCACGCCGGATCGTGGCTGGCCGGGGACACCGACCTGGACGACTGGCTGGCGGAGCGCGGGGCCGCGACGCTGGCCCAGCGGGTCCCGCTGCTGGTCTACGGCTCGAACCAGTGCCCTTCCAAGATCACCTGGCTGCGCGAGACGCTGCGCCTGCCCGGGCCCGCGGTCGTGCTGCGCGCTCGCTGCGCCGATCTCGCGGCGGTGTGGGCGAGCGGGCTGCGCAAGCGCGACGGCGCGCGTCCGGCAACGCTGGCGTCCGCCCCGGGCGTCGTGGAGACGCACGCGGTGTGGCTGGCGACGCGGGAGCAGGTCCGGGTGCTGGACGTGTGCGAGGGCCGCGGAACGCGCTACGGGCTCGCGAAGGTCGGCAGCGGCACGATCACGCTCGATGACGGGTCCATTGTGGACGGAGCGCTGAGCTACGTCGGCCTGACCGGGATCCGCATGCCCCTGCTGCGGAACGGCGCGATGGTCCGCTGCGCCGACGTCGACCAGGCCGCCGCCCTCGCCCTGCGGGGAACCATCGGCCAGCACGGGCTCTCCGCGTCCTTTTTGGACGGTGAGCCCGACCCGGACGGGTGGCCGGACCGGTTGTTCGTCTACGGAACCCTGCAACCCGGGGCCTCGGCGTGGCGGCTGCTCGAACCGCTGGCCGACGGGCCGGGAACGCCGCACCACCTGCCGGGGCGGCTCTACGACACCGGCCTCGGCTACCCCGCGCTGCGGCCAGGCGACGGGCCGGGAGTCCCCGGAAGGGTGGTTGGCCTGCGCGAACCCGCCACAGCGCTTCGCGTGCTCGACGAGTACGAGGGCGAGGACTACCGCCGCGTCCGGGTCACCCTCGCCGGCGGCCTGGTGGCGTGGACCTACGTCTGGACCGCGGAGGTCTCGGGGATGACGGAGCTGGTCTCCGGCTGGGTGGTCTAG
- the mtnA gene encoding S-methyl-5-thioribose-1-phosphate isomerase: protein MERTTITWVDGHVETIDQTVLPELRLLRLSTVDEFVDAIKRLVIRGAPLLGAAGALGVALAAAVSGRVGYDPEQVRRDAELIASARPTAVNLRWGVEQVLPFVDEGADAVLVAALDLAAADVTANKQLGRRGADFLREQLGDRPLALHTHCNAGALACVGWGTALGVVRSLQEDGLVRMVFADETRPLFQGSRITATELAELGLPHRVVVDGAGAGLIARGMVDAVVVGADRIAANGDVANKVGTYPLALAAARAGVPFVVAAPESTLDPATPEGAAIEIEERDPDEVLVVGGRRMAPAGTGAVNPAFDVTPADLVTAIVTERRLIRPALGERPS, encoded by the coding sequence GTGGAGCGAACCACCATCACCTGGGTCGACGGACACGTCGAGACGATCGACCAGACCGTGCTGCCGGAACTCCGGCTGCTTCGACTGTCCACAGTGGACGAGTTTGTGGACGCGATCAAGCGCCTGGTCATCCGGGGAGCGCCGTTGCTCGGCGCGGCCGGTGCCCTGGGCGTGGCGCTGGCCGCGGCGGTGTCCGGCCGCGTGGGCTACGACCCCGAACAGGTGCGTCGCGACGCCGAGCTCATCGCCTCGGCCCGGCCGACCGCGGTGAACCTGCGCTGGGGCGTCGAGCAGGTGCTCCCGTTCGTGGACGAGGGCGCGGACGCGGTGCTCGTCGCCGCGCTCGACCTGGCCGCGGCCGACGTCACCGCCAACAAGCAGCTCGGCAGGCGCGGCGCGGACTTCCTGCGGGAACAGCTCGGCGACCGGCCGCTGGCGCTGCACACGCACTGCAACGCCGGGGCGCTGGCGTGCGTCGGCTGGGGGACGGCGCTCGGCGTCGTGCGCTCGCTCCAGGAGGACGGCCTGGTCCGGATGGTCTTCGCGGACGAGACGCGGCCGCTGTTCCAGGGCTCGCGGATCACCGCGACCGAGCTGGCCGAGCTGGGACTGCCGCACCGCGTGGTGGTCGACGGCGCCGGGGCCGGGCTGATCGCGCGCGGCATGGTGGACGCGGTGGTCGTGGGCGCGGACCGGATCGCCGCGAACGGCGACGTGGCCAACAAGGTCGGCACCTACCCCCTGGCGCTGGCCGCCGCACGGGCGGGCGTCCCGTTCGTCGTCGCCGCCCCGGAGTCCACGCTGGACCCGGCGACCCCCGAGGGCGCCGCGATCGAGATCGAGGAACGCGACCCGGACGAGGTGCTGGTGGTGGGCGGCCGCCGGATGGCCCCGGCGGGCACCGGTGCGGTGAACCCGGCCTTCGACGTCACGCCCGCCGATCTGGTGACCGCCATCGTCACCGAGCGCCGGCTGATCCGTCCGGCCCTGGGTGAGCGCCCTTCCTGA
- a CDS encoding cytochrome P450, which produces MTTENTEIPRFPMARRPGFDPPAEYERLRAELPVAPVRLRHGQTAWLVTRYADVRRVLSDPARFSSDPAKPGYPQLRPVVDEAAKPGSFLVTDPPLHTKYRRILAAEFSAARMEALRPAVTEIVDDCVDALSAATRPADLVRHLSVPVPARVISLLLGVPETDREFFIDRSRRHLDRSLPADQVGTALAELEDYLDRLITRRTADPGADLLSRLAVRHLRTGELTREEFVGMSVLLLVGGFETTANAIALSVLALHEQPGQWAALVADPDRAAGAADELLRYLGLAQHGVVRAAVADVEVGGQVIKAGEGVVVALSSANRDAGHYADADRLDVCRPAGDHMTFGWGMHKCIGQHLARLELDVVLRTLVRRTPGLRVSVPLRELEFLMDAPFYGVRELPVTW; this is translated from the coding sequence GTGACGACTGAGAACACCGAGATCCCGCGATTCCCGATGGCGCGCCGCCCGGGTTTCGACCCGCCCGCCGAGTACGAGCGGTTGCGCGCGGAGCTGCCGGTGGCTCCGGTGCGCTTGCGGCACGGGCAGACCGCGTGGCTGGTCACCCGCTACGCGGACGTGCGCCGCGTGCTCAGCGACCCCGCGCGCTTCAGCTCCGATCCGGCGAAGCCGGGCTACCCGCAGCTGCGCCCGGTGGTGGACGAGGCGGCGAAGCCGGGCAGCTTCCTGGTCACCGATCCGCCGCTGCACACGAAGTACCGCAGGATCCTGGCCGCGGAGTTCAGCGCGGCGCGGATGGAGGCGCTTCGCCCGGCTGTCACCGAGATCGTGGACGACTGCGTCGACGCGTTGTCCGCCGCCACCCGCCCCGCCGACCTGGTGCGGCACCTCTCGGTCCCGGTGCCCGCGCGGGTGATCAGCCTGCTGCTCGGGGTGCCGGAGACCGATCGGGAGTTCTTCATCGACCGCAGCCGCCGCCACCTCGACCGCTCGCTGCCCGCCGACCAGGTCGGCACCGCGCTCGCGGAGCTGGAGGACTACCTGGACCGGCTGATCACCAGGCGGACCGCCGACCCGGGCGCGGACCTGCTCAGCCGGCTCGCCGTGCGGCACCTGCGCACCGGAGAGCTGACGCGGGAGGAGTTCGTCGGCATGTCGGTGCTGCTGCTGGTCGGCGGCTTCGAGACGACGGCCAACGCGATCGCGCTCTCCGTGCTGGCGCTGCACGAGCAGCCCGGCCAGTGGGCGGCGCTGGTGGCCGACCCGGACCGCGCGGCGGGGGCGGCCGACGAGCTGCTGCGCTACCTGGGCCTGGCCCAGCACGGCGTGGTGCGGGCGGCGGTCGCCGACGTCGAGGTCGGCGGCCAGGTGATCAAGGCGGGCGAAGGTGTGGTCGTCGCGCTGTCCTCGGCGAACCGCGACGCCGGTCACTACGCGGACGCGGACCGGCTCGACGTGTGCCGCCCGGCGGGCGACCACATGACCTTCGGTTGGGGGATGCACAAGTGCATCGGCCAGCACCTGGCGCGGCTGGAGCTGGACGTGGTGCTGCGGACGCTGGTCCGGCGGACCCCGGGGCTGCGCGTGAGCGTGCCGCTGCGGGAGCTGGAGTTCCTCATGGACGCACCGTTCTACGGAGTCCGGGAACTGCCCGTGACCTGGTGA
- a CDS encoding cytochrome P450: MDYPMRRDDPFHPPPDYARLRAELPVSRVRLRTGQRVWFVTRQADAKVVLGDPAFSSVPSAPGYPAIRPLPEGPPPPGVFLAMDPPEHTRFRRMLTGEFTVKRMAALRPVIDEVIADCLAELTAVDGPVDLVEVFARPVPSLVICELLGVPRSDREFFNERSQVQLDRAASASAVAQAVEELRVYLDGLVRSKTADPGDDLLSRLVVQRLRTGELTHEELVGIARLLLVAGHETTANMIGLSVLTLLAQRSRWEELCADPGLVPGAVEELLRFSSVVQQGVARAVVAEISVGGQRMRPGEGVLVALASADRDERVFADPDTLDLRRPAGRHIAFGFGVHQCLGQMLARAELVAALTALTRSVPGLRLAIDPADVEFRPDMAVYGISALPVTITARVGEGRWRTARPGPAVGR; encoded by the coding sequence GTGGACTACCCGATGCGCCGCGATGATCCTTTCCACCCTCCACCGGACTACGCCCGGCTGCGCGCCGAACTGCCGGTCTCCCGCGTCCGGCTGCGCACCGGGCAGCGCGTCTGGTTCGTGACGAGGCAGGCCGACGCCAAGGTGGTGCTCGGCGACCCCGCGTTCAGCTCGGTGCCCAGCGCTCCCGGCTACCCGGCGATCCGCCCGCTGCCGGAAGGACCGCCGCCGCCCGGGGTCTTCCTCGCGATGGACCCGCCGGAGCACACCCGCTTCCGCCGCATGCTGACCGGCGAGTTCACCGTCAAGCGCATGGCCGCGCTGCGCCCGGTGATCGACGAGGTGATCGCCGACTGCCTGGCCGAGCTGACCGCGGTCGACGGCCCGGTGGACCTGGTCGAGGTCTTCGCCCGGCCCGTGCCGTCACTGGTGATCTGCGAACTGCTCGGGGTTCCGCGCTCCGACCGCGAGTTCTTCAACGAGCGCAGCCAGGTCCAGCTCGACCGCGCCGCGTCCGCGTCGGCCGTCGCGCAGGCCGTGGAGGAACTGCGGGTGTACCTGGACGGGTTGGTGCGCTCGAAGACCGCCGATCCCGGTGACGATCTGCTCAGCCGCCTTGTGGTGCAACGGCTTCGCACGGGGGAGCTGACGCACGAGGAGCTGGTCGGCATCGCCCGCCTGCTCCTCGTGGCGGGGCACGAGACCACGGCGAACATGATCGGGCTCAGCGTGCTGACCCTGCTGGCGCAGCGCTCGCGCTGGGAGGAGCTGTGCGCCGATCCCGGCCTGGTGCCCGGCGCGGTCGAGGAGCTGCTCCGGTTCTCCAGCGTCGTCCAGCAGGGCGTCGCCCGTGCCGTCGTGGCCGAGATTTCCGTTGGGGGACAACGCATGCGGCCCGGTGAAGGAGTGCTCGTCGCGCTGGCGTCGGCCGATCGCGACGAGCGGGTGTTCGCCGATCCCGACACCCTCGACCTGCGCCGTCCTGCCGGGCGCCACATCGCGTTCGGCTTCGGCGTGCACCAGTGCCTCGGCCAGATGCTCGCGCGGGCCGAGCTCGTCGCGGCGCTGACCGCGCTGACCCGATCGGTTCCCGGCCTCCGCCTGGCGATCGACCCGGCCGACGTGGAGTTCCGCCCCGACATGGCCGTCTACGGCATCTCCGCCCTCCCCGTCACCATCACGGCGAGGGTGGGGGAGGGGCGGTGGAGGACCGCACGACCAGGCCCGGCGGTGGGTCGGTGA
- a CDS encoding LacI family DNA-binding transcriptional regulator encodes MGTKSAADRPDGDRVATPAVRRGRPTLREVAAAAGVDVSTASRLLRGQDMPYRAETRQRVLDAAEKLGYRPNQQARALRLQRQQAIGLLVPDLDNFGFTQILRGVQEVAAEQEYTLMLVEAGAGAGEGGGISYERLGLEGRVDGILVAFASMDDPHVQEWAERERLPMVLVQRGTPSYPASVVMDEQRNVAVMVEHLVELGHRRIGHVSGPLRTDTGLRRQEGFAAAMREHGLTVRPEWIADGGFHWTGGQAAARQILDVPAADRPTALVVANLISALGTLSAIHELGLTVPGDLSVIAIDEHIVAEHTNPPLTTVQTPQRELGRRAAQMLLNSLSGERPSRVMITDPPPGLVVRSSTAPPPPSP; translated from the coding sequence GTGGGCACGAAGTCAGCGGCCGACCGACCGGATGGCGATCGTGTCGCGACTCCGGCGGTGCGGCGGGGACGCCCGACGCTGCGGGAGGTCGCCGCGGCGGCGGGAGTCGACGTCTCGACGGCGTCACGGTTGTTGCGCGGTCAGGACATGCCGTACCGGGCGGAGACCCGGCAACGCGTGCTCGACGCCGCGGAGAAACTGGGCTACCGCCCCAACCAGCAGGCCCGCGCGCTGCGGCTGCAACGCCAGCAGGCGATCGGGCTGCTCGTGCCCGACCTGGACAACTTCGGCTTCACCCAGATCCTGCGCGGCGTGCAGGAGGTGGCCGCCGAGCAGGAGTACACGCTGATGCTGGTCGAGGCCGGCGCGGGCGCGGGTGAGGGCGGCGGCATCAGCTACGAGCGGCTGGGCCTCGAAGGCCGCGTCGACGGCATCCTGGTCGCCTTCGCCAGCATGGACGACCCGCACGTGCAGGAGTGGGCCGAACGCGAGCGCCTGCCGATGGTGCTGGTGCAGCGCGGCACGCCGAGCTACCCGGCCTCCGTGGTCATGGACGAGCAGCGCAACGTCGCGGTGATGGTGGAGCACCTGGTCGAGCTGGGCCACCGCCGGATCGGCCACGTGAGCGGGCCGCTGCGCACCGACACCGGCCTGCGCCGCCAGGAGGGCTTCGCGGCGGCCATGCGCGAGCACGGCCTCACCGTGCGGCCCGAGTGGATCGCCGACGGCGGCTTCCACTGGACCGGCGGCCAGGCCGCGGCCCGCCAGATCCTCGACGTGCCCGCCGCGGACCGCCCGACCGCGCTCGTGGTCGCGAACCTGATCAGCGCGCTCGGCACGCTCAGCGCCATCCACGAGCTCGGCCTCACCGTGCCCGGCGACCTCTCCGTGATCGCGATCGACGAGCACATCGTCGCCGAGCACACCAACCCGCCGCTGACCACCGTGCAGACACCACAACGCGAACTCGGGCGCCGGGCCGCGCAGATGCTGCTCAACTCGCTCTCCGGCGAGCGGCCGAGCCGGGTCATGATCACCGACCCACCGCCGGGCCTGGTCGTGCGGTCCTCCACCGCCCCTCCCCCACCCTCGCCGTGA
- a CDS encoding ceramidase domain-containing protein codes for MAWTDYIDDYCERTEPGLLAEPLNALSNVAFLVAALALWLAVRRTAPARPGSLYALAVLLALIGLGSGAFHTVATGWAQFLDVFFIAVFIHVYVVCFLHWFYGVRWTPAWLGAPAFAAFNALMGMITGGEGSASYLPALIGLAAFTIALSASRDRALVRYRIWFGAATATFALSLLLRSVDLSVCPTFTPGTHFLWHTLNACVLYLVGRAAVVRAREV; via the coding sequence ATGGCCTGGACCGACTACATCGACGACTACTGCGAGCGCACCGAGCCGGGCCTGCTGGCCGAACCGCTCAACGCGCTCAGCAACGTCGCGTTCCTCGTCGCGGCGCTCGCGCTGTGGCTCGCGGTGCGCAGGACAGCACCCGCCAGGCCGGGCAGCCTGTACGCGCTCGCGGTGCTGCTGGCGCTGATCGGCCTCGGCAGCGGCGCGTTCCACACGGTCGCCACCGGCTGGGCGCAGTTCCTCGACGTCTTCTTCATCGCGGTGTTCATCCACGTCTACGTCGTGTGCTTCCTGCACTGGTTCTACGGCGTGCGCTGGACGCCGGCCTGGCTCGGCGCCCCGGCCTTCGCGGCGTTCAACGCGCTCATGGGAATGATCACCGGTGGCGAGGGCTCGGCCTCCTACCTCCCGGCGCTGATCGGCCTGGCCGCGTTCACCATCGCGCTCTCGGCGAGCCGGGACCGGGCACTGGTGCGCTACCGGATCTGGTTCGGCGCGGCCACCGCGACCTTCGCCCTGTCGCTGCTGCTGCGCTCGGTCGACCTGAGCGTCTGCCCCACCTTCACCCCGGGAACGCACTTCCTCTGGCACACCCTGAACGCGTGCGTGTTGTACCTGGTCGGCAGAGCCGCCGTGGTGCGGGCGCGCGAGGTTTAG
- a CDS encoding PEP/pyruvate-binding domain-containing protein, which produces MTRLVTADLPALLDPSVVGHRFARQAALRRQGFGVPAFFCVPASALEHVLTSVLDRLGVPPPHGYPDLLTWSESAGKEIRATGVDDELAVDLCAEFDRLVGTGGVAAVRACVFGGHGDSFEGISNGYLFVPRHELAERVADCYASIFSPQALLHAAQQGMDLRSIRVAVGVQRTAVGRG; this is translated from the coding sequence ATGACCCGTCTGGTCACCGCCGATCTGCCCGCGCTGCTCGACCCCTCGGTGGTGGGGCACCGCTTCGCCCGGCAGGCGGCGTTGCGCAGGCAGGGATTCGGGGTGCCGGCCTTCTTCTGCGTTCCGGCCTCGGCGCTGGAGCACGTGCTCACCTCGGTGCTCGACCGGCTCGGGGTGCCACCGCCGCACGGGTACCCGGACCTGCTGACGTGGTCGGAGTCGGCAGGCAAGGAGATCAGGGCGACCGGAGTGGACGACGAACTGGCCGTCGACCTGTGCGCCGAGTTCGACCGGCTCGTCGGGACGGGCGGAGTGGCCGCGGTGCGCGCCTGCGTGTTCGGCGGGCACGGCGACTCCTTCGAGGGCATCAGCAACGGCTACCTCTTCGTGCCGCGGCACGAGCTGGCCGAACGCGTCGCCGACTGCTACGCGTCGATCTTCTCCCCCCAGGCCCTGCTGCACGCCGCGCAACAGGGCATGGACCTACGCTCCATCCGCGTCGCGGTCGGTGTTCAGCGGACCGCGGTGGGACGGGGCTGA